A window of the Bradyrhizobium ottawaense genome harbors these coding sequences:
- a CDS encoding GntR family transcriptional regulator, with protein sequence MAEQAYRALRNAIQEGRLEAGQRVLELELCSWLKVSRTPIREAMRRLQSDGMLVHAPGGGLSVAQHDLRAVAELYDVRERLEGAAAGMSARFADATEIHMLQAMVDTHRQLPDDPKVHARENTLFHEQIYRAAHNRFLLKSLQDLHDSVVLLGRTTFAAPGRIAEALGEHQAIVAAIARRDEVEAEQLARRHVRRGYELRLAAMAEAARAGSQNRIDGLKDLPRR encoded by the coding sequence TTGGCCGAGCAGGCCTATCGTGCCCTCCGCAACGCGATCCAGGAAGGCCGGCTCGAAGCCGGTCAACGCGTTCTCGAACTCGAGCTCTGCTCCTGGCTCAAGGTCAGCCGCACCCCGATCAGAGAAGCGATGCGCCGTCTGCAATCCGACGGCATGCTGGTCCATGCGCCGGGTGGCGGGCTTTCGGTCGCGCAACACGACCTGCGCGCGGTCGCCGAACTTTATGATGTGCGCGAACGCCTCGAAGGTGCCGCGGCCGGGATGTCGGCGCGCTTTGCCGATGCGACCGAAATCCACATGCTGCAGGCGATGGTGGATACGCATCGTCAGTTGCCCGACGATCCCAAGGTCCACGCGCGGGAAAATACGCTCTTCCACGAGCAGATCTACCGCGCCGCCCACAATCGCTTTCTGCTGAAGAGCCTGCAGGACCTGCACGACTCCGTGGTGCTGCTTGGACGCACCACCTTCGCCGCGCCCGGCCGCATCGCCGAAGCGCTGGGCGAACATCAGGCCATCGTGGCTGCCATCGCACGGCGCGACGAGGTTGAAGCCGAGCAACTCGCCCGCCGTCACGTTCGCCGCGGCTACGAACTGCGGCTCGCGGCCATGGCCGAGGCCGCGCGCGCCGGCTCGCAAAATCGGATCGATGGTCTGAAGGACCTGCCGCGCCGATAA
- a CDS encoding MmgE/PrpD family protein — translation MPKLDLDHGTPRTDGVTADAPAVSLTRAFTDLLSAWQPDHPALLDRCRLLLLDGLAVAVAGAGERGPSLMAAQTRTECPDGPATVIGHGLATSVVQAARVNGMAMHVLDFEPMWNPPNHALSTLLPALLALAELRERDGAGPQGHVVLRAIAKGVEAQGRLRLASGQIEPAKLSIHPPGAVGALAAALACADMLGLEGERLAAAVAIASSRTGGLLANVGSMTKALHCGDAAANGVQAAMLAAAGFSADEDALGSPRGWGASLFGATFDRAHLLAPIGNGRALNPGPAWKLFPSQFATHFAITAALEARDAIGADALNRISRIELRTPAMPYIDRPRPHSGLDGKFSWQYTAAIALLDGKVEPASFKDERRFKDDVVALLDRTVLIGDGAISGRFDQMYVEISVELNDGQVIRRRCDAPMGSWSRPVPDERVTAKATALLADAIGPEKTTAVERAIAATGGFRVGPLMALLA, via the coding sequence ATGCCGAAACTGGATCTCGATCATGGAACCCCGCGAACCGATGGCGTGACCGCCGATGCACCGGCGGTCTCGCTGACCCGCGCTTTCACCGACCTGCTATCGGCATGGCAGCCGGACCATCCGGCGTTGCTGGATCGCTGCAGGCTATTGTTGCTGGACGGCCTTGCCGTCGCGGTGGCAGGCGCCGGCGAGCGCGGGCCCAGCCTGATGGCGGCGCAGACGAGGACCGAATGTCCGGATGGCCCGGCGACCGTGATCGGCCATGGGCTTGCGACCAGCGTCGTGCAGGCGGCACGCGTCAACGGCATGGCGATGCATGTGTTGGATTTCGAGCCGATGTGGAATCCGCCGAACCACGCGCTGTCGACGCTGTTGCCGGCCCTGCTCGCGCTCGCCGAACTGCGCGAGCGGGACGGCGCCGGCCCGCAAGGACACGTCGTGTTGCGTGCCATCGCCAAGGGCGTCGAGGCGCAGGGGCGGCTCCGCCTCGCGTCAGGTCAGATCGAACCGGCAAAACTCTCGATCCATCCGCCGGGCGCTGTCGGCGCGCTCGCGGCAGCACTCGCATGCGCAGACATGCTTGGCCTCGAAGGCGAGCGACTGGCTGCGGCGGTCGCGATCGCCAGTTCGCGCACCGGCGGACTGCTCGCCAATGTCGGCTCGATGACCAAGGCGCTGCACTGTGGCGACGCCGCCGCGAACGGCGTCCAGGCCGCAATGCTGGCGGCGGCAGGCTTTAGTGCCGACGAAGACGCACTCGGCAGCCCGCGCGGCTGGGGCGCTTCGCTGTTCGGCGCGACGTTCGACCGCGCGCATTTGCTGGCGCCGATCGGCAACGGCCGCGCATTGAACCCTGGTCCGGCCTGGAAGCTTTTCCCGTCGCAATTCGCGACGCATTTCGCCATCACCGCAGCACTCGAAGCGCGCGACGCTATCGGCGCCGATGCGTTGAACCGGATTTCACGGATCGAACTGCGAACGCCGGCGATGCCTTACATCGACCGGCCGCGCCCGCATTCGGGCCTCGACGGAAAATTCTCATGGCAATATACGGCTGCTATCGCCCTGCTGGACGGCAAGGTGGAGCCCGCAAGCTTCAAGGACGAACGACGGTTCAAGGACGATGTCGTGGCCCTGCTGGATCGCACCGTCCTGATCGGCGATGGCGCGATCTCCGGCCGCTTCGACCAGATGTATGTCGAGATATCAGTTGAATTGAACGATGGCCAGGTCATCCGGCGGCGTTGCGATGCCCCGATGGGAAGCTGGAGCAGGCCCGTGCCCGACGAACGGGTAACGGCGAAGGCAACCGCGCTATTGGCCGACGCCATTGGTCCCGAAAAGACGACAGCGGTCGAACGCGCCATTGCGGCCACCGGCGGATTTCGCGTTGGTCCGCTGATGGCGCTGCTCGCATAG